The segment CGATACCGTCAAGCGGCCTCACGTATTGCGCGCGCAACTGGTCGAACTGGTTCCAAGCGTCGGCATCGTCGCGGATGAGGTACCCTGCGCGCGTCAAGCGCGAGCGGATGATCTCGCGCTCCGCGGACGTCGTCGTCTCCGGGGCACGGCCAGGCAGATCGAAATATTCTTCGAGATCGTGCGTCAGGTGCATGCCGACGTCGAGAAAAAGCCGCGCTTCGCCGATGGGCGCATCGTCTGGAAGCGTGACCGTCACGAGCAGCGCCGCCGCATCGAGCAATGCCCCGAGCGCGGCGACCCACGACTCGTCCTTGTGACTCGAGCGGAACGCCATGAGGATCGGATACGCCAGGTGGCTGTCCATGACGTCGGCCACCCACAGCTCGCTGTCGCGGAAGAGCGCCGATAGGTCGCGCGTCATCCCAAGGGCGCCATACGTTTCGAGGAGCGCCACGCCCGATGCGGGCGCACCGGCACGCGTGTCGAGGATGACGACGAAGCGCTCGCGCTGCTGGAAAGCGCCGATGATCGAGTACAAGAACGTGATAGCGACCGCGACCGTGCCGATGCCGCTCGCGCCGGCGAACAGCGACACGGCGCGCGTCCATCCGCCGGTCGCGACGAAGTCTCCGTAGCCGATCGTGAGCAAGCTCGTCGCAGAGAAATAGAGCGCTGAGCCGAAATCGGGGAGCGGCGGCTGGACCTGATAGCGCAACCCCCAGAGGATGAGCGAGTACGACACGACGAGAGCGAACAGCCAGATGCCGAGGAGCATGATGAAATAGAGCGGTGCGAGCGGGCCGAGTATGTCTTCTCTCCACTCGACAGGCGTCGCAGCTGCGATTCGCCTCATCGTGATAAAGACAAGACGCGCGAACCAGACGCTGATGCGGTTCACGCCCTGGACGGCACGCGGCACGAGCACTTGCTTGAAGATATCGTTGAGCACCCAGACAACGCCGAACGCCCCGAGCACCACGTAGACCACGGTCATGATCGGATTGTGTGGCGGGCGAACTCCGCCTCCCTTCCGTCGGACCTATCCTCTTGTCTAGGCCGTCATCGCCCGGATGGCCGATGCATCGAGGCGGTGCGCGTCGCATCATACACGGTAGAGCAAGGCGGTCGACGCAGGGTCGACCGCTCCACGAGGAGACGCAGAGAAATGTCCGCACTGACCAACCTTTCCGACGATCTGGGCAACGCCGTCGCGACCGCCGCACGATCCGTCGTCACCGTCCACGGCGGGCGGCGCTTCGGAGCGAGCGGCGTGCTCTGGCGACCGGGGGTGGTCGTCACGACCGACCACGCCCTCGAGCAAGACGAGGAGATCGGGGTAACCCTGCCCGACGGCACGCGCGTCGCCGCAAGGCTCGCGGGCCGCGATGGCAGCACGGATCTCGCAATACTAAAAATCGACTCGGCGGCGGCTCAGGTCGCGGAACGAGCACCGTCGGACGCGCTGCGCATCGGGCACGTTGTCATCGCCGTCGCCCGACCCGGCGGTGACGGTCCTTCAGCCAGCATGGGCGTCATGAGCGCGCTGTCGGATTCTTGGACGACATGGCGCGGCGGGCGCGTCGATCGCTTTATCCGCGCCGACTTGACGCTCTACCCTGGGTTCTCGGGTGGTCCGCTCGTCGACGCGGCGGGGCGCCTGATCGGCATCAACACCTCAGGCCTGACCCGACATTGGTCGGTGGCGCTGCCGCCGTCGACCGTCGATCGCGTCGCCGATGCCCTCCTGACGAAAGGGCGAATCGCCCGCGGCTACCTCGGCGTTGGATTGCAGCCGGTTCGCGTGCCTGAATCGATCGCGCGCACGCTGCAGTTGGCGCGTACCGGCGGCGCGATCGTCGTCGCCGTCGAGCCCGGGAGTCCGGCGGATCGAAGCGGCGTCATGATCGGCGACGTCCTCGTCGGCATCGACGGCAGCGCCGTCTCCGATGTCGAGGATGTCCACGGCCTGCTCGGGCCGGACAAAGTCGGCTCGCAATCCTCGCTGCGCGTGATCCGCGCCGGCGCGCTCACGCAAGTGTCCGTCACAATCGGCGAACGCGCCGGCTCGGACGACGAATAGCGGACGACGAATAACCTGGGAGCGGTCGAGATTTATCTCGACCGCCGCGATCTAGCCAGTACGACCATAAGGACTCTCAAATGCTCGAACGCAACCAGAACAACGTGACCGAACTGGACGCAGATCTCGCCGCGATCGCCGGACGGCTGCGGCGCTCGACGGTGCAAGTGGTGCCCGGCAACGGCCGAGGCTCGGGGCTCATCGCGCGATCCGACGGCACGATCGTCACGAACGCGCATGTCGCGCACGGCAAGCGTGCGAAAGTCGTCCTCCACGACGGCCGCGAACTGAACGGAGAAGTTGTCGCGAAGGCTCGAGAGCGCGACCTCGCAGTGATCCGCGTCGACGCTCGCGACCTGCCGGTGGTCGAGTTCCGTGACGCGCGTGCGCTGCGACCCGGAGAACTCGTC is part of the Candidatus Eremiobacteraceae bacterium genome and harbors:
- a CDS encoding potassium channel family protein, with product MTVVYVVLGAFGVVWVLNDIFKQVLVPRAVQGVNRISVWFARLVFITMRRIAAATPVEWREDILGPLAPLYFIMLLGIWLFALVVSYSLILWGLRYQVQPPLPDFGSALYFSATSLLTIGYGDFVATGGWTRAVSLFAGASGIGTVAVAITFLYSIIGAFQQRERFVVILDTRAGAPASGVALLETYGALGMTRDLSALFRDSELWVADVMDSHLAYPILMAFRSSHKDESWVAALGALLDAAALLVTVTLPDDAPIGEARLFLDVGMHLTHDLEEYFDLPGRAPETTTSAEREIIRSRLTRAGYLIRDDADAWNQFDQLRAQYVRPLDGIGRRWLHATAQLIGERTALPGHN
- a CDS encoding trypsin-like peptidase domain-containing protein; translated protein: MSALTNLSDDLGNAVATAARSVVTVHGGRRFGASGVLWRPGVVVTTDHALEQDEEIGVTLPDGTRVAARLAGRDGSTDLAILKIDSAAAQVAERAPSDALRIGHVVIAVARPGGDGPSASMGVMSALSDSWTTWRGGRVDRFIRADLTLYPGFSGGPLVDAAGRLIGINTSGLTRHWSVALPPSTVDRVADALLTKGRIARGYLGVGLQPVRVPESIARTLQLARTGGAIVVAVEPGSPADRSGVMIGDVLVGIDGSAVSDVEDVHGLLGPDKVGSQSSLRVIRAGALTQVSVTIGERAGSDDE